The following are encoded together in the Humulus lupulus chromosome 5, drHumLupu1.1, whole genome shotgun sequence genome:
- the LOC133779129 gene encoding uncharacterized protein LOC133779129 — MADRLVTLQIDDAEALNNVLLIGMTNRKDLLDEALLRLGRLEVQVEISLPDENGRLQILQIHTNKMKENSFLAPDVNLAELGTCIGDNLGSSSALPTTTRDTILLVHGSSLDRDITSSEFKDRALKNTTNRSKRKWESKNGSVSTPRHHIRRVMVLTSPTGQIETWRLKHYDAEKGWTDKMMELRGQHPPEELSDKEIMERVLGRDSVYLRGWGRSLSVTTSTSHRENIVGNQPTYEELVERLNDTTSRLNATNEQLSVVVDILHHNNLMAPPPPPPTDQASDANLRESPSFSVWESQDDS, encoded by the exons ATGGCTGACAGATTAGTTACTTTGCAGATAGATGATGCAGAGGCTTTGAATAATGTCTTGCTCATTGGAATGACCAACAGAAAGGATTTACTTGATGAAGCCCTATTGAG ACTAGGACGGTTGGAGGTTCAAGTTGAGATAAGCCTGCCTGATGAGAATGGTCGTCTACAAATTCTTCAAATTCATACaaataaaatgaaggaaaattcCTTTCTTGCTCCTGATGTGAACCTTGCAGAACTTGGTACGTGCATTGGTGAT AATTTGGGTTCATCATCAGCTCTACCAACTACAACAAGGGACACCATTTTGTTGGTTCATGGATCGTCATTGGATAGGGACATCACTAGCTCTGAATTTAAG GACAGAGCATTAAAGAATACTACCAATCGATCAAAGAGGAAATGGGAGTCGAAAAATGGTTCAGTCTCCACACCACGACATCACATTCGACGTGTAATGGTGTTAACTTCTCCTACTGGTCAAATTGAGACATGGCGTCTAAAGCATTATGATGCTGAGAAAGGATGGACT gaTAAAATGATGGAGTTAAGGGGTCAACATCCTCCAGAAGAACTGTCTGATAAAGAGATTATGGAGCGTGTACTTGGACGTGATTCGGTATACTTGCGAGGGTGGGGGCGGTCTCTTAGTGTCACAACTTCTACTTCACATCGTGAAAATATTGTGGGTAATCAACCAACTTATGAAGAGTTAGTTGAACGACTTAATGATACAACTTCCCGCCTTAATGCTACTAACGAACAACTTAGTGTGGTTGTAGATATACTTCATCATAACAATTTGATGGcaccgcctccaccacctccaacagACCAGGCTTCAGATGCAAATTTAAGAGAGTCGCCATCTTTTTCAGTTTgggagtcacaagatgattcttag